Proteins encoded by one window of Blautia luti:
- a CDS encoding elongation factor G encodes MDVFRTDRIRNVVLLGHGGAGKTTLAEAMAYLSGMTNRLGRVEDGNTVSDYDKEEIKRHFSISTTLIPVPWDKMKINVLDTPGYFDFVGEVEEAVSAADAAIIVVSGKAGVQVGTQKAWNLCEKYKLPRMIFVTDMDVDDVSYRKVVEQLTELYGKRIAPLHFPIREDGKFVGYVNVVKQAGRKYIDKGKKEECEIPEYLDEYLEKYHDILMESVAETSEEFMDRYFEGDTFSVTEVSAALAMNVQEASIVPVCMGSPINLRGVSNLLDDICGYFPSPDKRACNGIAQKTNEIFEANYDFTKVKSAYVWKTIADPFLGKYSLIKVCSGVIKSDDALLNVEKGEEERLNKLYVLEGSKPIEVPELHAGDIGAIAKLNSVQTGDSLATKANPIVYAKSVISTPYTCKRFKAVKKGDEDKISQALAKMMSEDKTLRVVNDSANRQSLIYGIGDQHLDIVVNKLKERYKVDVELSKPKVPFRETIRKNSDVEGKHKKQSGGHGQYGHVKMRFEPSGDLETPYVFEQVVVGGAVPKNYFPAVEKGLQECVLKGPLAAYPVVGVKATLYDGSYHPVDSSEMAFKMATILAFKKGFMDASPVLLEPIVSMKVTVPDKYTGDVMGDLNKRRGRVLGMTPDHQGNTIIEADVPQLEIYGYSTDLRSMTGGSGDFSYEFARYEQAPNDIQAKEIEARASKVDNVEE; translated from the coding sequence ATGGATGTATTTAGAACTGACCGAATCAGAAATGTAGTCCTTTTAGGTCATGGGGGCGCTGGCAAGACTACACTGGCAGAGGCAATGGCTTACTTATCAGGAATGACTAACCGTCTCGGAAGAGTAGAGGACGGAAATACAGTCAGCGATTATGACAAAGAAGAGATTAAGAGACATTTTTCCATTTCTACCACATTGATCCCGGTACCATGGGATAAGATGAAGATCAATGTGCTGGATACTCCCGGATATTTCGATTTCGTAGGCGAAGTAGAAGAAGCAGTAAGCGCAGCAGATGCAGCGATCATTGTAGTTTCCGGTAAAGCAGGCGTTCAGGTTGGAACACAGAAAGCATGGAATTTATGTGAGAAATATAAACTTCCGAGAATGATCTTCGTTACAGATATGGACGTAGATGATGTCAGCTACCGTAAAGTTGTAGAACAGCTCACAGAACTCTATGGCAAGAGGATCGCACCGCTTCACTTCCCGATCCGTGAAGACGGTAAATTTGTAGGATATGTAAACGTTGTAAAACAGGCTGGACGTAAATACATAGATAAAGGTAAGAAAGAGGAATGCGAGATTCCTGAATACCTGGATGAATATCTGGAGAAATATCATGATATCCTGATGGAATCTGTAGCAGAGACCAGCGAGGAATTCATGGACCGTTATTTCGAGGGAGATACTTTCTCCGTAACAGAGGTTTCCGCAGCACTTGCCATGAACGTACAGGAAGCATCTATCGTACCTGTATGCATGGGTTCACCGATCAATCTTCGCGGTGTATCCAATTTACTGGATGATATCTGCGGATATTTTCCAAGCCCGGACAAACGTGCATGTAACGGAATCGCTCAGAAGACCAACGAGATCTTCGAAGCAAACTATGACTTCACGAAAGTAAAATCCGCATATGTATGGAAAACCATCGCAGACCCGTTCCTGGGCAAATATTCTCTCATTAAAGTATGCTCCGGTGTTATCAAATCCGACGATGCTTTATTAAATGTAGAGAAAGGCGAAGAAGAACGTCTGAATAAATTATATGTACTGGAAGGCTCCAAACCAATCGAAGTTCCTGAACTTCATGCCGGTGATATCGGTGCCATTGCGAAATTAAACAGTGTACAGACAGGTGACAGCCTTGCAACAAAGGCAAACCCGATCGTTTATGCGAAATCTGTAATTTCCACACCTTATACCTGCAAGAGATTCAAAGCAGTAAAGAAAGGTGATGAAGATAAGATTTCCCAGGCACTGGCCAAGATGATGAGTGAAGATAAGACACTCCGCGTAGTAAATGACAGTGCCAACCGTCAGAGCCTTATCTATGGTATCGGCGACCAGCATCTGGATATTGTCGTGAATAAATTAAAAGAACGCTATAAAGTAGACGTAGAACTGAGCAAGCCGAAGGTTCCGTTCCGTGAGACCATCCGTAAGAACTCAGATGTGGAAGGTAAACATAAGAAACAGTCCGGTGGACATGGACAGTACGGACATGTTAAGATGCGCTTCGAGCCATCCGGTGATCTGGAGACACCTTATGTATTCGAGCAGGTTGTAGTAGGCGGTGCAGTTCCGAAGAACTACTTCCCGGCAGTTGAGAAAGGTCTGCAGGAATGCGTATTAAAAGGACCTCTGGCTGCATATCCTGTAGTCGGCGTGAAAGCAACTCTGTATGATGGATCCTATCATCCGGTAGACTCCTCAGAAATGGCATTTAAGATGGCAACCATCCTTGCATTTAAGAAAGGTTTCATGGATGCATCCCCTGTACTCTTAGAGCCGATCGTATCCATGAAAGTAACAGTCCCGGATAAATACACCGGTGATGTTATGGGTGACCTGAACAAGCGTCGTGGTCGTGTTCTTGGCATGACTCCGGATCATCAGGGCAATACCATTATCGAAGCAGATGTACCTCAGCTTGAGATTTACGGATATTCCACAGACCTGCGCTCCATGACAGGCGGAAGCGGAGATTTCTCCTATGAATTCGCACGCTATGAGCAGGCTCCGAACGACATCCAGGCGAAAGAGATCGAAGCAAGAGCAAGCAAGGTGGATAATGTGGAAGAATAA
- the leuS gene encoding leucine--tRNA ligase — protein MKYLFKKIEPKWQAKWEESKIFEAKDNSDKPKFYGLVEFPYPSGAGMHVGHIKAYSSLEVISRKRRMEGYNVLFPIGFDAFGLPTENYAVKTGTHPRIITDENIKKFSNQLKKVGFSFDWNRVIDTTDEDYYKWTQWIFLKMFEKGLVFRDRTLVNYCPHCKVVLSNEDSQGGKCDICHSEVVQKSKDVWYLRITQYADKLLEGLKDVDYPENVKQQQIHWIGKSKGAFVNFDVDGIDEKLEIYTTRPDTLFGVTFMVIAPEHPIIDKYADKVTNMDEIVAYRNECAKKTEFERTQLVKDKTGVKIQGLEGINPVNGKKIPIYIADYVMMGYGTGAIMAVPAHDQRDYDFAKKFGIDIIEVIKGGDISKEAYTGDGEMVNSDFLNGYTKKADSIERMLEELEKKGIGKAGVQYKMKDWAFNRQRYWGEPIPLIHCPNCGVVAVPENELPLRLPDVKDFEPGEDGQSPLAKIDSFVNCTCPKCGAAAKRETDTMPQWAGSSWYFLRYTDPHNANALADMDKLKYWMPVDWYNGGMEHVTRHMIYSRFWHHFLYDLGVVNTPEPYAKRSIQGLILGPDGDKMSKSKGNVVDPLDIVEEYGADTLRTYVLFMGDYGAATPWSDSSVKGCKKFLDRVAGLTDLLSEESVSDELEMKLHRTIKKVSSDIENLKFNTAIASLMALLNEITAEGHLSKDDLTIFIKLLSPFAPHICEEIWEFIGGEGFLAVSPWPEYDEGKTVAKTVEIGVQVNGKVRGTIVIPTDCEKEKAFEIAKADERVASFLEGKNLVKEIYVPNKIVNFVAK, from the coding sequence ATGAAATACTTGTTTAAAAAGATCGAGCCTAAGTGGCAGGCGAAATGGGAAGAAAGTAAAATCTTCGAAGCCAAAGACAACAGTGATAAACCTAAATTCTATGGCCTTGTAGAGTTTCCATATCCAAGCGGTGCAGGAATGCACGTAGGACATATCAAAGCATATTCCAGTTTGGAAGTTATTTCCAGAAAACGTCGTATGGAGGGATACAATGTACTTTTCCCAATCGGATTTGATGCATTCGGCCTTCCTACAGAGAACTACGCAGTAAAGACAGGAACACATCCACGTATCATCACAGATGAGAATATTAAGAAATTCTCCAACCAGCTGAAGAAAGTAGGATTCTCTTTTGACTGGAATCGTGTGATCGATACAACAGACGAAGACTATTACAAATGGACCCAGTGGATCTTCCTGAAAATGTTTGAGAAAGGTCTCGTATTCAGGGACAGAACTCTGGTAAACTACTGCCCGCACTGTAAAGTAGTCCTTTCCAATGAGGACAGCCAGGGCGGCAAATGTGATATCTGCCACAGCGAAGTTGTTCAGAAGTCCAAAGATGTATGGTACTTAAGAATCACTCAGTATGCAGATAAACTTCTGGAAGGCCTGAAGGATGTAGACTATCCGGAGAACGTAAAACAGCAGCAGATCCACTGGATCGGTAAATCCAAAGGTGCTTTCGTAAACTTCGACGTTGACGGAATCGACGAGAAGCTTGAAATCTATACAACCAGACCGGATACCCTCTTTGGTGTAACTTTCATGGTAATCGCACCGGAGCATCCGATCATTGACAAATATGCAGATAAAGTTACAAACATGGACGAGATCGTCGCATACCGTAACGAATGTGCGAAGAAAACAGAGTTCGAGAGAACACAGCTTGTGAAAGATAAAACAGGTGTGAAGATCCAGGGACTTGAGGGAATCAACCCGGTTAACGGTAAGAAGATCCCGATCTATATTGCTGACTATGTAATGATGGGCTATGGTACAGGTGCCATCATGGCAGTGCCTGCACATGACCAGCGTGACTATGATTTCGCTAAGAAATTCGGCATTGATATCATCGAAGTTATCAAAGGCGGAGACATTTCCAAAGAAGCCTATACAGGTGACGGTGAGATGGTAAACTCTGATTTCCTGAACGGATATACAAAGAAAGCAGACTCTATCGAGCGTATGCTGGAAGAACTGGAGAAGAAAGGTATCGGTAAAGCGGGTGTTCAGTATAAGATGAAAGACTGGGCATTCAACCGTCAGAGATACTGGGGCGAGCCGATCCCGCTGATCCACTGCCCGAATTGCGGTGTTGTAGCAGTTCCGGAGAACGAGCTTCCACTGCGTCTGCCGGATGTGAAAGATTTCGAACCAGGTGAAGACGGACAGTCCCCGCTTGCGAAGATTGATTCCTTCGTAAACTGCACATGCCCGAAATGTGGTGCTGCAGCGAAACGTGAGACAGATACCATGCCTCAGTGGGCAGGATCTTCCTGGTATTTCCTGAGATATACAGATCCGCACAATGCAAACGCACTGGCAGATATGGATAAACTGAAATACTGGATGCCTGTTGACTGGTATAACGGTGGTATGGAGCATGTTACCAGACATATGATTTACTCCAGATTCTGGCATCATTTCCTGTATGACCTGGGTGTAGTAAACACACCGGAACCATATGCGAAACGTTCTATCCAGGGCCTGATCCTTGGACCGGACGGAGATAAGATGAGTAAATCCAAAGGCAACGTAGTAGATCCTCTGGATATCGTAGAAGAATACGGTGCAGATACCCTCCGTACCTATGTACTGTTCATGGGTGACTACGGTGCAGCTACTCCATGGAGCGACAGCTCTGTAAAAGGCTGCAAGAAATTCCTTGACCGTGTTGCAGGTCTCACAGATCTTCTGTCTGAAGAATCTGTTTCCGATGAACTGGAAATGAAACTTCACCGTACTATCAAGAAAGTTTCTTCTGATATCGAAAACCTGAAATTCAACACAGCCATCGCCAGCCTGATGGCACTGCTCAACGAGATCACAGCAGAAGGACACTTAAGCAAAGATGACCTGACAATTTTTATCAAACTGCTCAGCCCGTTCGCACCTCATATCTGTGAGGAAATCTGGGAGTTCATCGGTGGAGAAGGCTTCCTGGCAGTATCCCCATGGCCGGAATACGACGAAGGCAAAACAGTAGCCAAGACTGTAGAGATCGGTGTACAGGTAAACGGTAAAGTAAGAGGAACCATCGTCATCCCGACAGACTGCGAGAAAGAAAAAGCATTCGAGATCGCCAAAGCAGACGAAAGAGTTGCATCCTTCCTGGAAGGAAAGAATCTCGTAAAAGAGATCTATGTACCGAATAAGATTGTGAACTTTGTTGCGAAATAA
- a CDS encoding tyrosine-type recombinase/integrase: protein MPRTGENIYKRKDGRWEGRYIKTHLPSGKTVYGYLYARTYRDLKEKMLCQERLKNKPHLSSSPTFQTVAEEWITSRQPHLKESSIVKYRNLLNTYIFPEMGNEKILLLNYEQMDTFCHRMLTSGGKNNSGLSPKTVSDILSLIRCILQYASEKGNPAGYNGKSLSIRQEPKDLRILSPTEQKKLYTFLYSSEDRRDVGILISMFTGLRIGEICALKWQDISFSEKTLFVHQTMQRLQTDENEEKKTKILISTPKSQCSIRIIPLPQELCEYLLLQQKPADAYLLTGTAFQYIEPRNMQNRFRKVTELCEIKNVNFHCLRHTFATRCIEAGFDIKSLSEILGHANVNITMNRYVHPSLELKRENMNRLTNLFAVR, encoded by the coding sequence ATGCCAAGAACAGGAGAAAATATTTACAAACGTAAGGACGGCCGCTGGGAGGGCCGCTATATTAAAACACATCTGCCATCCGGAAAAACAGTATATGGATATTTATATGCCCGTACTTACCGGGATCTGAAAGAAAAAATGCTCTGTCAGGAGCGGCTTAAAAACAAACCACATCTGTCATCCTCTCCAACATTTCAGACCGTAGCTGAAGAATGGATCACATCCAGACAGCCACATCTAAAAGAATCTTCCATTGTAAAATACCGAAACCTTTTAAATACTTATATCTTCCCGGAAATGGGAAATGAGAAAATACTGTTGCTAAATTATGAGCAGATGGATACCTTCTGCCATCGAATGCTTACATCCGGAGGCAAAAATAATTCCGGGTTATCCCCAAAGACCGTTTCCGATATCTTGTCTCTGATCCGCTGTATCCTGCAGTATGCCAGCGAAAAAGGAAATCCTGCAGGATATAACGGAAAATCCCTTTCAATCCGCCAGGAACCCAAGGATCTGCGGATTCTTTCTCCGACAGAACAAAAAAAACTCTATACTTTTCTATATTCTTCCGAAGACCGCAGAGATGTAGGAATATTGATCAGTATGTTTACAGGACTGCGTATCGGAGAAATTTGCGCCCTGAAATGGCAGGACATCTCTTTCTCAGAAAAGACTCTGTTTGTGCATCAGACCATGCAGCGACTTCAGACAGACGAAAATGAAGAAAAGAAAACAAAAATCCTGATCTCCACTCCAAAGAGTCAATGCTCTATCCGCATCATTCCACTGCCACAGGAATTATGTGAATATTTGCTGCTTCAGCAAAAGCCGGCAGATGCATATTTATTGACAGGAACTGCTTTTCAATACATAGAACCCCGGAATATGCAGAACCGTTTCCGAAAAGTAACAGAACTCTGCGAAATAAAAAATGTAAATTTCCACTGTCTGCGTCATACCTTCGCCACCCGCTGCATAGAGGCAGGATTTGATATTAAAAGTCTCAGTGAGATCCTGGGACATGCAAATGTAAACATTACCATGAACCGCTATGTTCATCCGTCCCTGGAATTAAAACGTGAAAACATGAACCGTTTAACAAATCTATTCGCCGTCAGATAA
- a CDS encoding sugar transferase, whose amino-acid sequence MYRKKTKGWYKHKDFIFLDLCCIALAFLLADWIRCGTISNIYENKVYRNTAIFILLMDLGVSVLFELYKGVLRRGYYQEFLVCLKHMFIIELAAGLYLFSVDGGHNFSRIVLYLMGILYMGFTYLMTILWKKHLIKKMAEGGEHSLYIITTKDIAADVIGNVRKNNYNRYNINGLVIIDENMTGQSISGIPVVADMPNASNYICQQWVDEVLINIDEEYPYPQKLMDELLEMGMVVHLNLAKVKSTPGQKQLVETVGGYTVLTTTMNYATDSQALAKRALDILGGLVGCILTGIICIFVGPVIYISSPGPIFFSQIRIGQNGKPFKMYKFRSMYMDAEERKAELMAQNKMSDSRMFKLDFDPRVIGNKILPDGRHKTGVGEFIRKTSLDEFPQFWNVLKGDMSLVGTRPILQDELEQYELHHRARIAIKPGITGMWQVSGRSDITDFEEVVRLDTEYISNWNFGLDIKILLQTVKTVLKKEGSV is encoded by the coding sequence ATGTACAGAAAGAAAACGAAAGGCTGGTATAAGCACAAAGATTTCATTTTTCTGGATCTTTGCTGTATTGCCCTGGCTTTCCTGCTGGCTGACTGGATCCGCTGCGGAACTATCAGCAACATCTATGAAAATAAAGTCTATCGGAACACCGCAATTTTCATCCTGCTCATGGATCTGGGTGTGTCCGTTCTGTTTGAACTCTATAAGGGAGTACTGAGGAGAGGATATTATCAGGAGTTTCTGGTATGTCTGAAGCATATGTTCATCATTGAACTGGCAGCAGGTCTGTACCTGTTTTCTGTAGATGGCGGGCATAACTTCTCCAGAATTGTACTTTATCTGATGGGAATCCTTTATATGGGTTTTACCTATTTAATGACAATCCTCTGGAAAAAACATCTGATCAAAAAAATGGCAGAGGGTGGAGAACATTCCCTGTACATTATCACTACCAAAGATATAGCGGCAGATGTGATCGGAAATGTAAGAAAAAACAATTACAACCGTTACAACATCAATGGTCTGGTGATCATCGACGAAAATATGACCGGACAGAGCATCAGTGGCATTCCTGTAGTAGCAGACATGCCAAATGCATCCAACTATATCTGTCAGCAGTGGGTAGATGAGGTTCTTATCAATATTGATGAGGAATATCCATATCCCCAGAAACTCATGGACGAACTTCTGGAAATGGGAATGGTCGTTCATCTGAATCTGGCGAAAGTGAAGAGCACACCAGGACAGAAACAGTTGGTGGAAACAGTAGGCGGATACACGGTGCTGACTACTACCATGAACTACGCCACAGACAGTCAGGCTTTAGCAAAAAGAGCCCTGGATATCCTGGGCGGTCTGGTAGGCTGCATCCTGACCGGGATCATCTGCATTTTCGTAGGCCCGGTCATCTACATAAGTTCCCCAGGCCCGATCTTCTTCTCCCAGATAAGAATCGGCCAGAACGGCAAACCATTCAAAATGTACAAATTCCGAAGCATGTACATGGACGCCGAAGAACGCAAAGCCGAACTCATGGCCCAGAACAAAATGAGCGACAGCCGAATGTTCAAACTCGACTTCGACCCCCGCGTCATCGGAAACAAGATCCTGCCCGACGGCCGACACAAAACCGGCGTAGGGGAATTCATCCGAAAAACCTCCCTGGATGAATTCCCCCAGTTCTGGAACGTCCTGAAAGGTGACATGAGCCTGGTAGGAACCAGACCAATTCTCCAGGATGAACTGGAACAGTATGAACTTCATCATAGAGCACGAATTGCTATCAAACCGGGAATCACCGGGATGTGGCAGGTTAGTGGACGGAGTGACATTACGGATTTCGAGGAAGTAGTTAGATTGGATACGGAATATATATCCAATTGGAATTTCGGGTTGGATATAAAGATACTTCTGCAGACGGTGAAGACGGTGCTGAAGAAGGAAGGATCTGTGTGA
- a CDS encoding glycosyltransferase family 4 protein yields the protein MKKQLKIAMMGQKRVPSREGGIEIVIEELCTRMVQKGNQVTCYNRSGHHVSGSQYDVGKQNNYRGIRLKQVPTIEKKGLAAVSSSFFAALCCAFGKYDVVHIHAEGPAFFSWIPKICGKKVVVTVHGLDWQREKWKSGFGAKFIHQGERNAVKYADEIIVLSKGVKEYFQETYGRNTRFIPNGVNKPEIREAELITEKYGLTKDSYILFLGRLVPEKGIRYLIEAFQNVDTDKKLVIAGGSSDTDEFSQELKKLAEDDPRIIFTGFVQGRMLEELYSNAYIYTLPSDLEGMPLSLLEAMSYGNCCLTSDIAECTEVVEDKALAFKKSDVKDLKEKLQNACVNKDIVQNMKNQAREFICQKYDWDGVVDKTMQLYWRNT from the coding sequence ATGAAAAAGCAATTAAAGATTGCCATGATGGGACAGAAACGTGTACCAAGTCGAGAAGGTGGCATAGAGATTGTAATAGAAGAACTGTGTACCAGAATGGTACAGAAAGGAAACCAAGTTACCTGTTATAACAGATCAGGACATCATGTGAGTGGATCACAATATGATGTTGGAAAACAAAATAACTATAGGGGAATACGGCTTAAACAAGTTCCTACTATTGAAAAAAAAGGATTAGCTGCAGTCAGTTCATCTTTTTTTGCTGCGTTATGCTGTGCATTTGGAAAGTATGATGTGGTACATATTCATGCGGAAGGTCCGGCTTTTTTTTCCTGGATTCCGAAAATATGTGGAAAAAAAGTTGTTGTTACTGTCCATGGACTTGATTGGCAGCGTGAAAAATGGAAGTCTGGATTTGGAGCGAAATTTATTCATCAGGGTGAACGTAATGCTGTGAAATATGCAGATGAAATTATTGTATTAAGCAAAGGTGTTAAAGAATATTTTCAAGAAACTTATGGCAGAAATACACGTTTTATCCCTAATGGAGTAAATAAACCGGAAATTAGAGAAGCAGAACTAATTACAGAAAAATATGGGCTTACAAAGGATTCCTACATTTTATTTTTAGGAAGGCTTGTTCCTGAAAAAGGCATCAGATATTTAATAGAAGCTTTCCAAAATGTTGACACGGATAAAAAACTGGTGATTGCAGGAGGATCCAGTGATACAGATGAGTTTTCACAAGAACTGAAAAAATTGGCAGAAGATGATCCGAGAATTATTTTTACAGGATTTGTTCAGGGTCGTATGTTAGAAGAATTATACAGCAATGCATACATATATACGTTGCCGTCAGATTTAGAGGGAATGCCTTTGAGTCTGCTGGAAGCAATGAGTTATGGAAATTGTTGTTTAACATCAGATATAGCAGAATGTACAGAAGTTGTAGAAGATAAGGCTCTGGCCTTCAAAAAATCAGATGTAAAGGACTTGAAAGAAAAACTTCAGAATGCATGTGTTAACAAAGACATTGTTCAGAATATGAAAAATCAGGCAAGAGAATTTATCTGTCAGAAATATGACTGGGACGGAGTTGTGGATAAAACGATGCAGCTTTATTGGAGAAATACATAG
- a CDS encoding glycosyltransferase, with the protein MRTLIINKFLYRNGGSETYIFKLGEALQQHGHEVQYFGMEHEGRCVGNRVNAYTSDMDFHGGSKLSKLTYPIKTIYSKEARVQLRKVLDDFKPDVCHLNNFNYQLTPSIILEIVKWRKEIGRDCKIIFTAHDYQLVCPNHMLNNPNTHQNCEKCLGVHFVNCMKGKCIHGSTAKSAIGMMEAEFWKWKGTYEYIDTMICCSEFMKSKMDSNPLFATKTVAMHNFIDKVEWKETPKKDYVLYFGRFSEEKGIGTLIKVCKELPDVQFIFAGTGPLEETVNGIKNIKNVGFQKGEALEKLIREARFSIYPSEWYENCPFSVMESQMYGTPVLGANIGGIPELIQVGKTGELFESGNAEDLKRKIEKLWGDKKLCEAYSKNCKNISFDTIDEYYEKIMKVYR; encoded by the coding sequence ATGAGAACGTTAATTATCAATAAATTTCTGTACCGAAACGGTGGATCAGAAACGTACATATTTAAGCTGGGCGAAGCATTGCAGCAGCATGGACACGAGGTTCAGTACTTCGGAATGGAACATGAGGGTCGTTGCGTTGGAAACCGGGTCAATGCTTACACAAGTGACATGGACTTCCACGGCGGCAGCAAACTGAGCAAGCTGACCTACCCGATCAAGACCATCTACAGCAAGGAAGCAAGAGTACAGCTGAGAAAAGTTCTGGACGACTTCAAGCCGGATGTCTGTCACCTGAACAATTTTAACTACCAGCTGACACCTTCCATCATTCTGGAAATCGTGAAGTGGCGTAAGGAGATCGGAAGAGATTGTAAAATTATCTTCACGGCACATGACTACCAGCTGGTCTGCCCGAACCATATGCTGAACAATCCGAATACTCACCAGAACTGTGAGAAGTGCCTCGGTGTTCATTTCGTGAACTGCATGAAAGGCAAGTGCATCCACGGTTCCACGGCAAAATCTGCCATCGGCATGATGGAGGCTGAGTTCTGGAAGTGGAAGGGTACCTACGAGTACATTGACACCATGATCTGCTGCTCGGAGTTCATGAAGAGCAAGATGGACAGCAATCCTCTGTTTGCGACGAAGACCGTGGCAATGCACAACTTCATCGATAAGGTGGAGTGGAAAGAGACTCCGAAGAAGGATTACGTCCTCTACTTCGGCCGCTTCTCGGAGGAGAAGGGTATCGGCACGCTCATCAAGGTCTGTAAAGAACTGCCGGATGTGCAGTTCATCTTCGCCGGTACTGGCCCGCTGGAAGAGACAGTAAATGGTATTAAGAACATCAAAAACGTTGGCTTCCAGAAAGGCGAGGCACTGGAGAAGCTGATCCGTGAGGCACGGTTTTCCATTTACCCTTCTGAGTGGTATGAAAACTGCCCGTTCTCCGTAATGGAATCCCAGATGTACGGTACGCCGGTGCTGGGAGCGAATATTGGTGGCATCCCGGAACTGATTCAGGTTGGCAAGACCGGTGAGTTGTTCGAGAGTGGCAATGCCGAAGATCTGAAGAGAAAGATTGAGAAGCTCTGGGGTGATAAGAAGCTGTGTGAAGCATATAGCAAGAACTGCAAGAACATCAGCTTCGATACCATTGATGAGTATTACGAGAAAATTATGAAGGTTTATAGATAA
- a CDS encoding radical SAM protein: MANNNEKKLNGTVIVTYRCNARCSMCNRYKAPSKPEEEISIETIKKLPKMYFTNITGGEPFIRTDLKDIVRELYKKSDRIVISTNGFFTDRIVDLCKEFPQIGIRISIEGLEQTNNEIRGLQNGYQRGYGTLKKLREMGMKDVGFGMTVQDKNAPDLVPLYKISNEMGMEFATASLHNSFYFVEAKNIIHDRPMVAKNFENLVNELLRSNSPKKWFRAYFNHGLINYIYGQKRLLPCDMSFDTFFIDPYGDVMPCNGTKDKEVMGNLNNQTWDELWNSPEAEKVRAKVRCCDRDCWMIGSVSPAMHKYIWKPATWVLVHKFKALFTKHPYSMYELKICRDYRDGKVTKEDLDKCSTCDMNCVINNGLSEASKEQLKHKTGEEIVDADIAQQMETK, from the coding sequence ATGGCTAACAATAACGAAAAGAAACTGAATGGTACGGTTATCGTCACTTACCGCTGCAATGCTCGTTGCTCCATGTGCAACCGTTATAAGGCACCTTCCAAGCCGGAAGAAGAAATCAGCATTGAAACCATCAAGAAGCTGCCGAAGATGTACTTTACCAACATCACCGGTGGTGAGCCGTTCATCCGTACCGACCTGAAGGATATCGTGCGTGAACTGTACAAGAAGTCTGACCGTATCGTTATTTCCACGAACGGTTTCTTCACAGATCGTATCGTTGATTTGTGTAAGGAGTTCCCGCAGATCGGTATTCGTATCTCTATCGAGGGTCTGGAGCAGACCAACAATGAGATTCGTGGCCTGCAGAACGGCTACCAGCGTGGTTACGGCACACTGAAGAAGTTGCGTGAAATGGGCATGAAGGATGTTGGTTTTGGTATGACCGTTCAGGATAAGAATGCTCCTGACCTGGTTCCGCTGTACAAGATTTCCAACGAGATGGGCATGGAGTTTGCAACCGCTTCCCTGCACAACAGCTTCTATTTCGTTGAGGCCAAGAACATCATCCACGACCGTCCGATGGTCGCAAAGAACTTTGAAAATCTGGTCAACGAACTGCTCCGTAGCAACAGCCCGAAGAAGTGGTTCCGTGCATACTTTAATCACGGTCTGATCAACTACATCTACGGCCAGAAGCGTCTGCTGCCTTGCGACATGAGTTTCGATACCTTCTTCATCGATCCGTATGGCGATGTTATGCCTTGCAATGGCACCAAGGACAAAGAGGTCATGGGCAACCTGAACAACCAGACTTGGGACGAGCTGTGGAATAGCCCGGAAGCAGAGAAAGTTCGTGCAAAGGTTCGTTGCTGCGACCGTGACTGCTGGATGATCGGCAGCGTAAGTCCTGCGATGCACAAGTATATCTGGAAGCCGGCTACCTGGGTTCTGGTTCACAAGTTTAAGGCTCTGTTCACTAAGCATCCGTACAGCATGTACGAGCTGAAAATCTGCCGCGATTATCGTGATGGCAAAGTTACCAAAGAGGATCTGGATAAGTGCAGCACCTGCGACATGAACTGCGTGATCAACAACGGTCTGAGTGAAGCATCCAAGGAACAGCTGAAGCATAAGACTGGCGAGGAAATCGTGGATGCCGATATCGCACAGCAGATGGAGACGAAGTAA